The following proteins are encoded in a genomic region of Coregonus clupeaformis isolate EN_2021a chromosome 14, ASM2061545v1, whole genome shotgun sequence:
- the LOC121580960 gene encoding protein transport protein Sec61 subunit gamma, which translates to MRIFLRSRRHLLEHTWPLHRAVTKIGIQKRTPDQNLSNMDQVMQFVEPSRQFVKDSIRLVKRCTKPDRKEFSKIAMATAIGFAIMGFIGFFVKLIHIPINNIIVGG; encoded by the exons ATGCGTATATTTCTCCGAAGTCGACGTCATCTTTTAGAACATACGTGGCCTTTACATAGAGCAGTCACAAAAATAGGTATTCAGAAGAGAACTCCG GATCAAAACCTTTCAAACATGGACCAAGTAATGCAATTTGTGGAGCCCAGCCGGCAGTTTGTGAAGGACTCTATAAGGCTTGTGAAGAGGTGTACCAAGCCAGACAGAAAAG AATTCTCAAAGATTGCAATGGCCACAGCGATAGGTTTTGCTATCATGGGCTTCATTGGTTTCTTTGTCAAACTCATCCACATCCCCATCAACAACATCATTGT TGGTGGTTGA